In one Trichlorobacter lovleyi SZ genomic region, the following are encoded:
- a CDS encoding aminotransferase class I/II-fold pyridoxal phosphate-dependent enzyme, whose translation MPRKGLHGLTAQLKDALILQALERRLQTAERQETATSGSTRPESATIPEKFYRFHLHPGYQQLRIINDGGVRLGISNPFFKLHEGIAGATTVINGKEYINYSSYNYLGLVGHPAVAEASKQAIDQYGTSVSASRPVSGERPVHRQLEKALAETYQVDDAIAFVSGHATNVSTIGYLFGPKDLVLHDELIHNSILQGIQLSGAKRLSFPHNDYTALDQILKNQRHQFERVLIVLEGIYSMDGDYPDLPAFVEIKKRYCAFLMVDEAHSFGIMGEKGLGIREHFALQGSDVDIWMGTLSKALAGCGGYIAGETALIEHLKFLAPGFLYSVGMPPSVAASSLAALELIRQTPELTATLKARGQLFLKLAQEAGINTGSSAGLAIIPAITGSSLKAARLAEALFERGINVQPIIYPAVPEKSARLRFFISCLHTEEQIRKTVAILAEEI comes from the coding sequence ATGCCTCGTAAAGGATTGCACGGACTTACCGCCCAACTTAAAGATGCACTGATTTTGCAGGCTCTTGAGCGGCGGTTACAAACTGCAGAACGCCAGGAAACCGCTACAAGCGGCAGCACACGACCAGAGTCAGCAACAATTCCTGAAAAATTCTATCGTTTTCATCTGCATCCCGGTTATCAGCAACTCCGCATAATAAATGATGGCGGTGTCCGTCTTGGCATCAGCAATCCTTTTTTTAAACTGCATGAAGGTATTGCAGGCGCCACCACGGTTATTAACGGCAAAGAATACATCAACTATTCCAGCTACAACTATCTTGGGCTTGTGGGCCACCCCGCAGTGGCCGAAGCATCCAAACAGGCGATTGACCAGTACGGCACCTCTGTTTCTGCCAGCCGCCCCGTATCAGGGGAACGTCCTGTCCACCGGCAACTTGAAAAAGCCCTTGCAGAGACCTATCAGGTTGATGATGCCATTGCATTTGTCAGTGGTCACGCCACCAACGTATCCACCATCGGTTACCTGTTCGGCCCCAAAGATCTCGTACTCCACGATGAACTGATTCACAACAGTATCCTGCAGGGTATACAGCTTTCAGGCGCCAAACGGCTGTCATTTCCCCACAATGATTATACCGCTCTGGATCAGATCCTGAAAAATCAACGACACCAGTTTGAACGGGTATTGATCGTACTTGAAGGAATCTACAGCATGGATGGCGATTATCCCGATCTGCCTGCTTTTGTTGAGATAAAAAAACGCTATTGCGCCTTTTTGATGGTGGATGAAGCCCATTCGTTCGGCATTATGGGAGAAAAAGGACTTGGCATTCGGGAACATTTTGCTTTGCAGGGGAGCGACGTTGATATCTGGATGGGGACGTTAAGCAAGGCACTGGCAGGGTGTGGTGGCTATATCGCAGGGGAAACCGCACTGATCGAACATCTCAAGTTCCTTGCTCCCGGCTTTCTCTACAGTGTCGGCATGCCGCCTTCAGTTGCTGCCTCGTCACTGGCAGCCCTTGAGCTTATACGTCAAACACCTGAACTTACAGCAACCTTGAAAGCGCGGGGCCAACTTTTTTTAAAACTGGCACAGGAGGCAGGGATCAATACCGGCAGCAGCGCCGGACTTGCCATCATACCGGCAATTACCGGCAGTTCTCTGAAGGCTGCCCGGCTTGCTGAGGCGCTCTTTGAGCGTGGCATTAATGTTCAGCCGATCATCTATCCAGCAGTGCCGGAGAAATCTGCACGGCTGCGTTTTTTCATCTCATGCCTGCATACGGAAGAGCAGATCAGGAAAACCGTTGCCATCCTTGCGGAAGAGATCTGA